In Micromonospora sp. WMMD980, the following are encoded in one genomic region:
- a CDS encoding malectin domain-containing carbohydrate-binding protein yields the protein MPSSILRHRSVSAFGAAVLGIATLFTPVPAFAAPAATVAPDHSTLVGEVPSAKTPNINDGNVVAIHDAGSKVIVGGSFTNAQNRGSSPTPVDRRGLLAFDKATGKIDNAFAPVLDGDVTAVIAGPTPGTVYVAGTFNKVGDKNVRKLALLNVADGTPVDGFKGPALNGTVSDIVLVDGHLLVGGIFSTVTATTDRNGLASLNPTTGAVDDYLTVALTEHHNWTSTNGGASAGVGVEKFTVSPDGKHLVVIGNFKKADGAVHDQIVRINLGADSATVADWNTDGYAGACKYSAFDSWVRDAQFSPDGKYFVVVTTGASYPGTLCDSAARWETDATGAGQKPTWTNFSGGDTFLSVGISEKAIYVGGHFRWSNNPLARDKAGPGAVPRASIAALDPLSGLPLAWNPGRHPRGYGVTEMLVTPQGLWLGSDQEYIGNFEYQRKRLAFFPLDGGSTPHSTSTKGLPGDVYQAGRAAQTEVLYRVNAGGPAIPATDGGPDWSADTDATPSPYHNGGSSAKSYPTNATFDATVPTSTPATLFNTERWDQATAPDMQWDIPIAAGTRVNVRVYLANRYAGTAAAGKRKLDVSIDGVLKMNDVDPVVAAGGTDRGTMQSFSVVSDGVVDVDFGRVLENPLVQGIEIVKTAPTPDASDVLYRVNAGGEEVAAPSGPAWAADTPTAPSALHNAGSTVNTYPTEAALDATVPAGTPATLFRSERWDQSPAPDMQWDFPVPAGTPVQVRLYLANRYAGTATAGKRKFNVSIDGVQKLSNFDPVAATGATNRGTVRAFAVTSDGNVDVDFGRVLENPLVQAVEIVKLPPVPPATTVDSVTKRSYDGATNVGNAMSVPNPDDTRWSQVKGAFWVGGDLFYGLGGDLYKRSFDGADFGTAKKVDPYHDAKWDKVVTGSAPDGSTYAGMTVNFSAELPNVTAMVYKSGRLYYTLAGQSALFWRGFAPDTGTVGAERAAVTGTTGFADAGALLLDGDKLYVVSRSTGNLSSMDWSNGAPTGSATLRSGPGVDDVDWRGTAVFVGP from the coding sequence GTGCCTTCCTCGATCCTGAGACACCGCTCGGTGTCCGCCTTCGGCGCCGCCGTGCTCGGCATCGCCACCCTGTTCACCCCGGTGCCGGCATTCGCCGCACCGGCGGCGACTGTCGCGCCCGACCACAGCACGCTGGTCGGCGAGGTGCCCTCGGCGAAGACGCCGAACATCAACGACGGCAACGTCGTGGCCATCCACGACGCCGGCAGCAAGGTGATCGTCGGCGGTTCGTTCACCAACGCGCAGAACCGCGGATCATCGCCCACCCCGGTCGACCGCCGGGGCCTGCTCGCCTTCGACAAGGCGACCGGCAAGATCGACAACGCGTTCGCGCCGGTGCTCGACGGTGACGTCACCGCCGTGATCGCCGGCCCGACGCCGGGCACGGTCTACGTCGCCGGCACGTTCAACAAGGTCGGCGACAAGAACGTCCGCAAGCTCGCGCTGCTGAACGTCGCCGACGGCACCCCGGTCGACGGGTTCAAGGGCCCGGCGCTCAACGGCACGGTCAGCGACATCGTGCTCGTCGACGGCCATCTGCTGGTGGGCGGCATCTTCAGCACGGTCACCGCGACCACCGACCGCAACGGGCTCGCCTCGCTGAACCCGACCACCGGCGCCGTGGACGACTACCTGACCGTGGCGCTCACCGAGCACCACAACTGGACCTCGACCAACGGCGGCGCCTCGGCCGGCGTCGGCGTCGAGAAGTTCACCGTCTCGCCGGACGGCAAGCACCTGGTGGTCATCGGCAACTTCAAGAAGGCTGACGGCGCGGTGCACGACCAGATCGTGCGGATCAACCTGGGCGCCGACTCGGCCACCGTCGCCGACTGGAACACCGACGGCTACGCCGGCGCCTGCAAGTACAGCGCGTTCGACTCGTGGGTGCGCGATGCCCAGTTCTCCCCCGACGGCAAGTACTTCGTCGTGGTCACCACCGGCGCGTCCTACCCGGGCACGTTGTGCGACTCGGCGGCCCGCTGGGAGACCGACGCCACCGGCGCCGGCCAGAAGCCGACCTGGACCAACTTCAGCGGCGGCGACACCTTCCTCTCCGTCGGCATCAGCGAGAAGGCCATCTACGTCGGCGGCCACTTCCGCTGGTCCAACAACCCGCTGGCGCGGGACAAGGCCGGCCCGGGCGCGGTGCCGCGGGCCAGCATCGCGGCCCTCGACCCGCTCAGCGGCCTGCCGCTGGCCTGGAACCCGGGCCGCCACCCGCGCGGCTACGGCGTCACCGAGATGCTGGTCACCCCGCAGGGCCTATGGCTGGGCAGCGACCAGGAATACATCGGCAACTTCGAGTACCAGCGGAAGCGGCTCGCCTTCTTCCCGCTGGACGGGGGCAGCACGCCGCACTCGACCAGCACCAAGGGCCTGCCCGGCGACGTCTACCAGGCCGGTCGGGCGGCGCAGACCGAGGTGCTCTACCGGGTCAACGCCGGTGGTCCGGCCATCCCGGCGACCGACGGCGGGCCGGACTGGTCGGCCGACACCGACGCCACACCCAGCCCCTACCACAATGGCGGCAGCAGCGCGAAGTCGTACCCGACCAACGCGACGTTCGACGCCACCGTGCCGACCAGCACCCCGGCCACCCTCTTCAACACCGAGCGGTGGGACCAGGCGACCGCGCCCGACATGCAGTGGGACATCCCGATTGCGGCCGGCACCCGGGTGAACGTCCGGGTCTACCTGGCCAACCGGTACGCCGGCACCGCGGCGGCAGGCAAGCGGAAGCTCGACGTGAGCATCGACGGCGTGCTCAAGATGAACGACGTCGACCCGGTGGTCGCCGCCGGCGGCACCGACCGCGGCACCATGCAGTCCTTCTCCGTGGTCAGCGACGGTGTGGTCGACGTCGACTTCGGCCGGGTCCTGGAGAACCCGCTGGTCCAGGGCATCGAGATCGTCAAGACCGCGCCGACGCCGGACGCGTCGGACGTGCTCTACCGGGTCAACGCCGGTGGCGAGGAGGTGGCGGCGCCGAGCGGCCCGGCCTGGGCCGCCGACACCCCGACCGCGCCGAGCGCCTTGCACAACGCCGGCAGCACGGTCAATACGTATCCGACGGAGGCGGCGCTCGACGCCACCGTCCCGGCGGGCACCCCGGCGACGCTGTTCCGGAGCGAGCGGTGGGACCAGTCGCCCGCCCCGGACATGCAGTGGGACTTCCCGGTCCCGGCCGGCACGCCGGTGCAGGTGCGGCTCTACCTGGCCAACCGGTACGCCGGCACCGCCACCGCCGGCAAGCGGAAGTTCAACGTCAGCATCGACGGGGTGCAGAAGCTGAGCAACTTCGACCCGGTCGCCGCGACCGGCGCCACCAACAGGGGCACCGTGCGCGCGTTCGCGGTGACCAGCGACGGCAACGTCGACGTCGACTTCGGCCGGGTCCTGGAGAACCCGCTGGTGCAGGCTGTCGAGATCGTCAAGCTGCCGCCGGTGCCGCCGGCCACCACCGTCGACAGCGTCACCAAGCGGTCTTACGACGGCGCGACCAACGTCGGCAACGCGATGTCGGTGCCGAACCCGGACGACACCCGCTGGTCGCAGGTCAAGGGGGCGTTCTGGGTCGGCGGTGACCTGTTCTACGGCCTCGGCGGCGACCTCTACAAGCGCTCGTTCGACGGCGCCGACTTCGGCACCGCCAAGAAGGTGGACCCGTACCACGACGCGAAGTGGGACAAGGTCGTCACCGGCTCCGCGCCGGACGGTTCGACGTACGCGGGCATGACCGTCAACTTCTCCGCCGAGCTGCCCAACGTGACCGCGATGGTCTACAAGAGCGGGCGGCTCTACTACACGCTGGCCGGCCAGAGCGCACTGTTCTGGCGTGGGTTCGCGCCGGACACCGGCACCGTCGGCGCGGAGCGCGCCGCGGTCACCGGCACCACCGGTTTCGCCGACGCGGGCGCTCTGCTCCTCGACGGTGACAAGCTCTACGTCGTCTCCCGGAGCACCGGCAACCTGTCCTCGATGGACTGGTCCAACGGCGCGCCGACCGGCTCCGCCACGCTGCGCAGCGGTCCCGGCGTCGACGACGTGGACTGGCGCGGCACCGCGGTCTTCGTCGGCCCCTGA
- a CDS encoding DUF3048 domain-containing protein, whose amino-acid sequence MNRRQMLRAALAPAVVLGVGTGCSEPQPKPGSADVVDPGDVTPTSASPSPTSTLPTAPLTGGPVGTPAAATRQAVAVPMRVSPATTPAGLDAADLVYAEFAESDTLHLTAVFHSRDAAKIGPVAEIRPVDIRSVAVLKPFVGYNGGPTGFLSQFENSKLGGVTPDDGGKVFSSGYTSTAALFKAAPKGGQPPTPALDHATDGDALVARDLIPAAELSIAVSGGPPMVWRYDKQKAHWAGKVGTATVTAASVIVLTMEYRTLEVRKPSYRSLPSANVFGEGAVLAVSGPTSAKGRWRKLGLGMVCTIADLGGDLLQPAPGNAWVIYVPTTAKVTVK is encoded by the coding sequence GTGAACCGCCGGCAGATGCTCCGCGCCGCCCTCGCTCCAGCCGTCGTCCTCGGCGTCGGCACGGGGTGCAGCGAGCCGCAGCCCAAGCCGGGCAGCGCCGACGTGGTGGACCCGGGAGACGTCACCCCGACGTCGGCCTCGCCCAGCCCGACCTCGACCCTGCCGACGGCCCCGCTGACCGGAGGGCCGGTCGGCACCCCGGCAGCCGCGACCCGCCAGGCGGTCGCGGTGCCGATGCGGGTGAGCCCCGCCACCACCCCGGCTGGCCTCGACGCCGCCGACCTGGTCTACGCCGAGTTCGCCGAGTCGGACACGCTGCACCTGACCGCGGTGTTCCACTCCCGGGACGCCGCCAAGATCGGCCCGGTCGCCGAGATCCGGCCGGTCGACATCCGCTCGGTCGCGGTGCTGAAGCCGTTCGTCGGCTACAACGGCGGCCCGACCGGCTTCCTCAGCCAGTTCGAGAACTCCAAGCTCGGCGGCGTCACCCCGGACGACGGGGGCAAGGTCTTCAGCAGTGGCTACACCTCCACGGCCGCGCTGTTCAAGGCCGCGCCGAAGGGCGGTCAGCCGCCCACCCCGGCGCTGGACCACGCCACCGACGGCGACGCGCTGGTCGCCCGTGACCTGATCCCGGCCGCCGAGCTGTCGATCGCGGTCTCCGGCGGGCCACCGATGGTCTGGCGGTACGACAAGCAGAAGGCGCACTGGGCGGGCAAGGTCGGCACCGCGACGGTGACCGCGGCCTCGGTGATCGTGCTGACCATGGAATACCGCACGCTGGAGGTCCGGAAGCCGTCCTACCGCTCGCTGCCGTCGGCCAACGTCTTCGGCGAGGGCGCGGTGCTAGCGGTGTCCGGCCCGACCAGCGCGAAGGGTCGATGGCGCAAGCTTGGCCTGGGCATGGTCTGCACCATCGCCGACCTCGGCGGTGACCTGCTGCAACCGGCGCCCGGCAACGCGTGGGTGATCTACGTGCCGACCACCGCCAAGGTCACCGTGAAATGA
- a CDS encoding sulfotransferase encodes MTSDSPFAPQSGLSTAKAAKLAAVGLLADRKERRDLERPVEAGKRKLTLKVERPIFILGAPRSGTTFLGSCVGALPDVSYHYEPRLTKAVARCVYEGSWTRQRAARYFRGYYGALLAAAGHGGLRFAEKDPENCFIVPFLAEVFPDAVFLHVHRDGRDVAVSHAEQPWLNAASTGSGRSGRGGTPWGAAPRFWVEPERREEFTRVSDLGRSAWMWRRFTSSALAQLAALPTDRVRHLRYEDVVTRPAEAAEVVADFLEVGDPAGRQALHARFGQARPGSVGRWRKRLTEEDLTDVLAQAGPLLTELGYHP; translated from the coding sequence ATGACCAGCGATTCCCCCTTCGCCCCGCAATCCGGGCTGTCCACGGCGAAGGCCGCGAAGCTCGCCGCGGTCGGCCTGCTGGCGGACCGCAAGGAACGCCGGGACCTGGAGCGACCGGTGGAGGCCGGGAAGCGGAAGCTCACGCTGAAGGTGGAGCGACCGATCTTCATCCTCGGCGCCCCGCGCTCCGGCACCACGTTCCTGGGTAGCTGCGTGGGTGCGCTGCCGGACGTGTCCTACCACTACGAACCGCGGCTGACCAAGGCGGTCGCCCGGTGCGTCTACGAGGGAAGCTGGACCCGGCAGCGCGCCGCGCGTTACTTCCGCGGCTACTACGGGGCGCTGCTCGCCGCCGCCGGTCACGGTGGGCTGCGGTTCGCCGAGAAGGACCCGGAGAACTGCTTCATCGTGCCGTTCCTGGCCGAGGTCTTCCCGGATGCGGTCTTCCTGCACGTCCACCGGGACGGCCGGGACGTGGCGGTGTCGCACGCGGAGCAGCCCTGGCTGAACGCGGCCTCGACGGGCAGCGGGCGCAGCGGTCGCGGCGGTACGCCGTGGGGTGCCGCGCCGCGGTTCTGGGTGGAGCCGGAGCGGCGCGAGGAGTTCACCCGCGTCTCCGACCTGGGCCGGTCCGCCTGGATGTGGCGGCGCTTTACCAGCAGCGCGTTGGCCCAGCTCGCCGCGCTGCCGACGGACCGGGTCCGGCACCTGCGCTACGAGGACGTGGTCACCCGACCGGCCGAGGCGGCCGAGGTGGTCGCCGATTTCCTGGAGGTCGGCGACCCGGCCGGCCGGCAGGCGCTGCACGCCCGGTTCGGGCAGGCCCGGCCCGGCTCGGTGGGGCGCTGGCGGAAGCGACTGACCGAAGAGGATCTGACCGATGTGCTGGCCCAGGCTGGCCCGCTGTTGACGGAACTCGGCTACCACCCGTGA
- a CDS encoding glycosyl hydrolase — protein MAAVFALALLAPAVAACDSGSGDRAGETASAVPPPPTVTPRKGAVQTTGRGPELPEKGAWVGAWVKPQFHNATGRAAAWDDFNRAAGGQLAIAHMFHEWNEPFPGGTERAFQAQGKLQMISWQGTDTRSTVSGVYDNLIRQRAQDVKAFGVPVLLRYRWEMDRPNLAASMHSPEDYVAAWKHVRAIFTEVGVTNAAWTWCPHADGFAEPERRAADYYPGDDQVDWLCTDVYPSPEWNSFSNRMDHFMAFAKKHPRPVVIGEFGLTQDGRPGQRAEWMREVGPYLKKHPQIKAVIYFAARQTEKPLYDSTFGSDPESAAVFREVATDPYFNPPMPDLSASAATSPARTE, from the coding sequence ATGGCAGCCGTGTTCGCGTTGGCCCTCCTGGCACCGGCGGTTGCGGCGTGCGACTCCGGGTCGGGCGACCGGGCCGGGGAGACCGCGTCGGCGGTGCCGCCGCCGCCCACGGTGACGCCCCGCAAGGGCGCGGTCCAGACCACCGGGCGCGGGCCGGAGCTGCCGGAGAAGGGCGCCTGGGTGGGCGCCTGGGTGAAGCCGCAGTTCCACAACGCGACCGGCCGGGCGGCGGCGTGGGACGACTTCAACCGGGCGGCGGGCGGTCAGCTCGCCATCGCGCACATGTTCCACGAGTGGAACGAGCCGTTCCCGGGTGGCACCGAGCGGGCGTTCCAGGCCCAGGGCAAGCTCCAGATGATCTCCTGGCAGGGCACCGACACCCGGTCGACGGTCAGCGGTGTCTACGACAACCTGATCCGGCAGCGGGCGCAGGACGTCAAGGCGTTCGGCGTGCCGGTGCTGCTGCGCTACCGGTGGGAGATGGACCGGCCGAACCTGGCCGCCAGCATGCACTCCCCCGAGGACTACGTCGCCGCCTGGAAGCACGTGCGTGCCATCTTCACCGAGGTCGGCGTCACGAACGCGGCGTGGACGTGGTGCCCGCACGCGGACGGGTTCGCCGAGCCGGAACGCCGGGCCGCCGACTACTACCCGGGTGACGACCAGGTCGACTGGCTCTGCACCGACGTCTATCCGAGCCCGGAGTGGAACAGCTTCAGCAACCGGATGGACCACTTCATGGCGTTCGCCAAGAAGCATCCGCGACCGGTGGTGATCGGCGAGTTCGGGCTGACCCAGGACGGCCGGCCGGGCCAGCGGGCCGAGTGGATGCGTGAGGTCGGCCCGTACCTGAAGAAGCACCCGCAGATCAAGGCCGTGATCTATTTCGCGGCCAGGCAGACCGAGAAGCCGCTGTACGACAGCACGTTCGGCAGCGATCCGGAGAGCGCGGCGGTGTTCCGCGAGGTGGCCACCGATCCGTACTTCAATCCGCCGATGCCGGATCTCAGCGCCTCCGCTGCGACATCTCCCGCACGCACTGAGTGA
- a CDS encoding O-antigen ligase family protein, translating into MSPPEGKRFRPVAVRPRGWSWRLPTAWPLISLFLLWPVWWALGVSSFVFIIFAVPMVVQMARRGPVRVPPGFGIWLILLLWLLLSVSMLGLTTPNTLPPGGGGGRYLGWGIRLANFVAMTVAMLYVYNLGERELSRRRMIRLFGFMGVVVVIGGWIGALFPTLGFVAPLRFVLPHSIATHPFVASLMDVKFAQVQQVIEGEASSPRPSAPFTYTNSWGENTAILLVWLIVGWVVLGGRPLRRTAGVAIALAAIFPIIYSLNRGLWIGLGIAAAYVALRLALRGRMVVLGGLALAVGLIGVLIVATPLGRTFDERLQNGHSDDIRTTLSAGAVTAANHSPILGYGGNRALIGSNRSIAIGKSDDCKQCGNRELGSNGQLWALLVGQGWVGALAYNGFFLYSLWRYRRDHSAIGIAGTLVIILMLFFQFTYGALEATLAYALISVALLARNDQLRRALAPVPPKGTIAGLRARLEAAGER; encoded by the coding sequence GTGTCACCGCCCGAGGGAAAGCGCTTTCGGCCGGTGGCGGTGCGGCCGAGGGGCTGGTCCTGGCGGCTGCCGACCGCGTGGCCGCTGATCTCACTCTTCCTGCTCTGGCCGGTGTGGTGGGCGCTCGGGGTGTCCAGCTTCGTCTTCATCATCTTCGCGGTGCCGATGGTGGTGCAGATGGCCCGGCGCGGTCCGGTCCGGGTGCCGCCCGGCTTCGGCATCTGGCTGATCCTGCTGCTCTGGCTGCTCCTGTCCGTCTCGATGCTCGGGCTGACCACCCCGAACACGTTGCCGCCCGGCGGTGGTGGCGGCCGCTACCTCGGCTGGGGCATCCGGCTGGCCAACTTCGTCGCGATGACCGTGGCCATGCTCTACGTCTACAACCTCGGCGAGCGGGAGCTGTCCCGCCGCCGGATGATCCGGCTCTTCGGGTTCATGGGCGTGGTGGTGGTCATCGGCGGCTGGATCGGCGCGCTGTTCCCGACGTTGGGCTTCGTCGCGCCGCTGCGCTTCGTCCTGCCGCACTCGATCGCCACCCACCCCTTCGTCGCCTCGCTGATGGACGTGAAGTTCGCCCAGGTGCAGCAGGTGATCGAGGGGGAGGCCAGCTCACCGCGACCGTCCGCGCCGTTCACGTACACGAACTCGTGGGGTGAGAACACCGCGATCCTGCTGGTCTGGCTGATCGTCGGCTGGGTGGTGCTGGGCGGCAGGCCGTTGCGTCGTACCGCCGGGGTGGCGATCGCGCTGGCCGCGATCTTCCCGATCATCTACTCGCTCAACCGCGGGCTCTGGATCGGTCTCGGCATCGCCGCGGCCTATGTGGCGCTCCGGCTCGCGCTGCGCGGCCGGATGGTGGTGCTCGGCGGGCTCGCGCTGGCGGTCGGGCTGATCGGCGTACTGATCGTCGCCACCCCGCTCGGCCGGACGTTCGACGAACGGTTGCAGAACGGGCACAGCGACGACATCCGCACCACGCTGTCCGCGGGCGCGGTCACCGCGGCCAACCACTCGCCGATCCTCGGCTACGGCGGCAACCGGGCACTGATCGGCAGCAACCGGTCCATCGCCATCGGCAAGTCCGACGACTGTAAGCAGTGCGGCAACCGGGAGTTGGGCAGCAACGGCCAGCTCTGGGCGCTGCTCGTCGGCCAGGGCTGGGTCGGCGCGCTGGCCTACAACGGCTTCTTCCTCTACTCCCTCTGGCGCTACCGGCGCGACCACAGCGCGATCGGGATCGCCGGCACGCTCGTGATCATTCTGATGCTCTTCTTCCAGTTCACCTACGGCGCACTGGAAGCCACCCTCGCCTACGCCCTGATCTCGGTCGCCCTGCTGGCCCGCAACGACCAGCTCCGCCGCGCGCTCGCGCCGGTGCCACCCAAAGGCACGATCGCCGGGCTACGGGCCCGACTGGAAGCAGCCGGTGAACGTTGA
- a CDS encoding sulfotransferase domain-containing protein — MTVAREQALRAVKSVSRTVGRLTAGSRMVPGFLIVGAQRCGTTSLFKTLAQHPGVLPPAYHKGVHYFDMDYRRGMSWYLGHFPTTGKAEAVREQVGVRGITGESSPYYMFHPLAGQRIAKDLPSVKLLVLLRDPVERAYSAHSHELARGYETEADFERALALEEQRTAGERERMTADPSYASEHLQHNSYLARGRYIEQVERLEALVGRDRLHVIDSDDFFADPRPSFDAVCDFLELPRWADISFGKHNSRSRSPMSTELRARLEDHFAPYDERLASWWGRVPSWRR, encoded by the coding sequence GTGACGGTGGCCAGGGAGCAGGCGCTCCGCGCGGTGAAGTCGGTGAGCCGGACGGTCGGTCGGTTGACCGCGGGCTCACGGATGGTGCCGGGATTCCTGATCGTGGGGGCGCAACGCTGCGGCACCACCTCGCTGTTCAAGACGCTCGCGCAGCACCCCGGCGTGCTGCCGCCCGCCTACCACAAGGGCGTGCACTACTTCGACATGGACTACCGCCGGGGAATGAGCTGGTACCTCGGGCACTTCCCCACCACCGGCAAGGCCGAGGCGGTGCGGGAGCAGGTCGGCGTACGCGGGATCACCGGCGAGTCGAGCCCCTACTACATGTTCCACCCGCTGGCCGGGCAGCGGATCGCCAAGGACCTGCCCTCGGTGAAGCTGCTGGTGCTGCTGCGTGACCCGGTGGAACGGGCCTACTCGGCGCACTCGCACGAGCTGGCCCGCGGCTACGAGACCGAGGCGGACTTCGAGCGGGCGCTGGCGCTGGAGGAGCAGCGGACCGCCGGCGAGCGCGAGCGGATGACCGCCGACCCGTCGTACGCCAGCGAGCACCTCCAGCACAACTCCTACCTGGCTCGGGGTCGCTACATCGAGCAGGTGGAGCGGCTGGAGGCGCTGGTCGGTCGGGACCGGCTGCACGTCATCGACAGCGACGACTTCTTCGCCGACCCGAGGCCGTCCTTCGACGCGGTCTGCGACTTCCTGGAGCTGCCCCGCTGGGCCGACATCTCCTTCGGCAAGCACAACTCGCGGTCCCGCTCGCCGATGTCGACCGAGCTGCGGGCCCGGCTGGAGGACCACTTCGCCCCGTACGACGAGCGGCTGGCCTCGTGGTGGGGACGCGTGCCGTCGTGGCGGCGGTGA
- a CDS encoding polysaccharide biosynthesis C-terminal domain-containing protein, whose amino-acid sequence MVGTRAVVAAVTRQDADATVVLPAVGPGAGAGLGGAARQGFANLLGVGLAAVAGFGLNIVIARGWSVREAGMFFAATSAFMIAASAARLGTDVGTVYFVSRQRTLDRRDQIRGTILAGLLPVLAVGALLGAAGWLAAPALARATMPEAGPGAVTALRILLTFVPLAALNDYALAACRGFGQMRPLLTVERIGRTLVQFLAVAVAAWLGLSATVALPLAWVVPYLLAAVVALIWLGRLVGRTGRQVARPVPAGEMVGPFWRFTGPRAVSSVAAIVVQRLDIVLLSALRGPADAAVYTAATRFLALGQLSSVALSSSVQHRLAAAFARDDRADARQLYQAATGWLVLLSWPAYLVFAAFAAPMLSLFGAGYGDGRRVVVLLALTMLVATGCGMVDMVLNMAGRTAWTFYNAMGGTVLNVVANLLLIPRYGILGAALAWTLSILVTNLVPLTQLWWSMRLHPFGAGTRAAMALAVVALGLPLGAATLLGVSLPVLALVALAGTAAYLVGAWRWRRTLHLDALRSLRRGRNRAGADPAPRS is encoded by the coding sequence GTGGTGGGGACGCGTGCCGTCGTGGCGGCGGTGACCCGGCAGGACGCCGACGCCACTGTCGTCCTGCCGGCGGTCGGTCCGGGCGCGGGCGCGGGCCTGGGCGGCGCGGCCCGGCAGGGCTTCGCCAACCTGCTGGGGGTGGGTCTGGCCGCGGTGGCCGGCTTCGGCCTCAACATCGTGATCGCCCGCGGCTGGTCGGTCCGCGAGGCAGGCATGTTCTTCGCCGCCACCAGCGCCTTCATGATCGCCGCGTCGGCGGCCCGGCTCGGTACCGACGTGGGCACCGTCTACTTCGTCAGTCGCCAGCGCACGCTGGACCGGCGGGACCAGATCCGCGGCACGATCCTGGCCGGTCTGCTGCCGGTCCTGGCGGTCGGCGCGCTGCTGGGCGCGGCCGGCTGGCTGGCCGCCCCGGCGCTGGCCCGGGCGACCATGCCGGAGGCCGGGCCGGGCGCGGTGACCGCGCTGCGCATCCTGCTGACCTTCGTGCCGCTGGCCGCGCTGAACGACTACGCGCTGGCCGCCTGCCGCGGCTTCGGTCAGATGCGCCCGCTGCTGACCGTGGAGCGGATCGGCCGCACCCTGGTGCAGTTCCTGGCCGTGGCGGTGGCCGCCTGGCTCGGGCTCTCCGCCACCGTCGCGCTGCCGCTGGCCTGGGTGGTGCCCTACCTGCTCGCCGCCGTGGTCGCGCTGATCTGGCTGGGCCGGTTGGTCGGCCGGACCGGCCGACAGGTGGCCCGGCCGGTCCCGGCCGGCGAGATGGTCGGGCCATTCTGGCGGTTCACCGGCCCCCGCGCGGTCAGCAGCGTGGCCGCGATCGTGGTGCAGCGACTGGACATCGTGCTGCTCAGCGCGCTGCGCGGGCCGGCGGACGCGGCGGTCTACACGGCGGCGACCCGGTTCCTGGCGCTGGGTCAGCTCTCCAGCGTCGCGCTCTCCAGCTCGGTTCAGCACCGGCTCGCCGCCGCCTTCGCCCGGGACGACCGGGCCGACGCCCGGCAGCTCTACCAGGCCGCGACCGGCTGGCTGGTGCTGCTCTCCTGGCCGGCGTACCTGGTCTTCGCGGCGTTCGCCGCACCCATGCTGTCGCTGTTCGGCGCCGGCTACGGCGACGGGCGCCGGGTGGTCGTGCTGCTCGCGCTGACCATGTTGGTGGCGACCGGGTGCGGCATGGTCGACATGGTGCTCAACATGGCCGGTCGCACCGCGTGGACGTTCTACAACGCGATGGGCGGCACGGTGCTCAACGTGGTCGCCAACCTGCTGCTCATCCCGCGCTACGGCATCCTCGGCGCCGCCCTGGCCTGGACCCTCTCCATCCTGGTCACCAACCTGGTGCCGCTGACCCAGCTCTGGTGGTCGATGCGGCTGCACCCGTTCGGCGCCGGCACCCGGGCCGCGATGGCGCTGGCCGTCGTCGCGCTGGGCCTGCCGCTCGGGGCGGCCACCCTGCTCGGCGTGTCGCTGCCGGTGCTCGCGCTGGTGGCGCTGGCCGGCACGGCGGCGTACCTGGTGGGGGCCTGGCGGTGGCGGCGCACGCTGCACCTCGACGCGCTCCGGTCGCTGCGCCGGGGCCGCAACCGCGCCGGGGCGGACCCGGCGCCCCGATCCTGA